In Capsicum annuum cultivar UCD-10X-F1 chromosome 8, UCD10Xv1.1, whole genome shotgun sequence, the genomic window tatgtatcatgtattttttgattacttatatgtatatatatatatagttatcctttttattatagagattttgtgtcttatatgtttatatatacttatgagtgagatatatatttttgtaaatacatatgtatattttatactgtaaatacatatccagatctgtatggctatatattttatatattttttgaatatgtgtatgtgatatacatatttgtcttttcaaaataaaagttagagataaaagagtaaaaaaacgaaaataataaaaatagaaaaagaaaaaaacaaaaaaaaagaagtgaaaaaaaaattgagtttgagcAGCTTGAAAAATCGATTTTGATCACTATATTGTTTGATCAGTTCAATTTACTGttgcattacttttttttttttgaaattcgtttataaaatattcaaaaacaatttaatgaaataaattgttaaattgtACAACGTAacggaaaattgattttgatcacTCTGACGAAAAATCGTTAAtggctcaaaatattcaaaaataatttaacgaaaaatcgattttgatcactatatttGAATGAAACATCAGTAATgactcaaaaaaatttgaaagaaataacagtaatggttcaaaaaaaaagttagaacgaaatttttttatcaatttcaaacaactgatgaaattcatataagaaaacaatattacgattaaataccttcaacaaaagtaatggtttaatttgaattttcgaAGATATTGAACAGAAGAAGTTTCAgttgaatttgatattgattttttgggggatgaaaatgataatgtgaaactgaaatttgaattgtGATTTCAGTTGGTAACAAATAACGAAAACCATGTTAATTAAGAGGTTTTAATCAAAAAGGAATCTCCACATTTAATTTATGgctaattatatcatatttaactcaactgatttgagttaaatataGGCAGTAAAacgatttgtatatgtatttttataacaacagtttgttcaaatacaaaatacaagttgctagtttaagtaattatgaaagtgttgctatgaatctcataattatggtcttaagtatgctatttatgaattttaacccaaaaaaatatttcaaaaataggggtgacaataactttttaaaatttataaattgaccCATGACCCACAAATTCTCtccaaacacaaaaaaataaatccaaaaacaaaatagtcTCTCttttttcaattgagtttttaaAATATCTCCTATCAAATCTTCTCATGTTGCACATTACTTTTTCCTTCATTgaagaaactataaaaatagcTAGAAATGAATCGCACATAGATAAAAATAGCCATACATAATGTGAGTCGATATTTGCTtgaacaaattagttttgaattattGAAAGTTTTGTTGGAAATAATCTTCAATAAGAAACTAgttatttttttcagaaaatcCTCCATCGTTTTCATTTTTcacaagaaaaaagaagaagaaaaacttgAGTTTGCAAAATCAATTTTGTAAAAACTCAAACAAACGGTGTTATGCCTCTTTTTTCCGCTGTCTGCTTGAGGTCACAATTCACAGCCTAAAAAGTTTTACGTGTcatatcatgaaaaaaaaaaagtgagttatcTTATATCACAATATTCTTTTAGATTGAAAAGGATAATAGACAATATTTCGTTTTGTTTTTGAGGACTTGATCCAGAAAATACAAAACGCAATATGTACCAGATGCACAAGAAGTTGTACTCACTTGGTCTTGTACATAGAATCACAAACACCACTTTCTATATCTTCAACTCAACAAAAATCAATTCATAATTCTTACTCCAACAAAGTAGAGACAAATACTGTCTATACATTCAAATATTCAACTACTACTAACCACCTTgcactttctcttcttctttccattataaacaaattatgaaataggTCATGAAAGCAAAATCTTGGACAAAAGAATTTCTATAGTAGTGAATCAACAACTGTGATCGTGCAATCTCAACAATATTTAGATCCTTCGATAGCTTTAATGTGGAAAATTGAAAGACCAGCAAGGGCAAAACAAATGCAATATATACAGACATTGATGAAGGACGGATTCTTTGACGCTGGCCTCTTCGACGAGCAAATCAGTAAATCTTTATCAATCCTGAACTGGCAATAGTGATGCTGCTGCTCGTTTCAAGGATTTGCTCGCTTTCGCCAGATCAGATTCTGAATGAGCTGCTGAGACAAATAATCTAATTCCAACAGGAAGCTTACATTTATCAAGAGTTGATCTCTTTGAAGTCACAATAAAGACAGAATCTTCCTTCAAGACCTACAGAGTATTAAGTTGTTGCACAAAAACAAACTCGTGAGGTAACTCTAGCTGATGAGTTCAAAACTATATATGGCAAAGTAACGAGCATTAAGCTGACTTACTTACATGATCAGCTATATCTTCAAGCACTTGTAAATCACCCATTGAAGAACCAGTGGTCTTCTTTAATGTAAGGAATATAATGGGGGAGAGCAGATCATTGACTATTTCTAAGCCTTTTATATCCGATAGACCTGCAGTTACacaaaaaaatatgtttcttcAGGCTCGCATAACGGGGATAAGGGagttaaaaaaaagaagataattgGTATGGGACAAAGACCTTTAGTCAGCATAGCAATATTTTGCCTCAGTTTGACAAGAAGTTCAGTTTTTTCTTCCACAATATCAATAGCCTTAATTGCAGCACTAGCTAAGTAAGGAGGCAGTGAAGCAGAGAAGACATAACCAGAACTACTGAGACGCTGCCAATGCAGGCAAAATAAATCATTAACAAAAGATGGGTGGAAAATATAAAGAGACACAAGTGCAAGAAATGAAAATCATGAACATGGACTTATTGGGACTTGAAGATAAACTGGTGGATAGAGTACACCTTAGTACCTGGTGATCAATGACTCTAGCATTCCCAGTGCAAAACCCACCTTCTGTGGCCAATGCATGTCCCATTGCCGCAGTTATTATATCTATCTTGTCAGCCTGCAATTGGATAATTCCATATGAGGATATACACAGAGATACAAAGTTAATTAACCAAATAATGTGATGAACATACCGAAACTTTACAATGTTCAGTTAGACCTCTACCAGAACTGCCAAGCACACCAATGGAATTGCTCTCATCCAACAACACGCGGAATCGATATTTTTCCTTCAGCTTGATGATTTCACCTAATGGAGCTATTTTGCCAGAATTCTGCAAATTACAGTCACAGGAAATATGGCATTACAAAGTACAATTTCTTTAGTAGAGAAGTGTGCTGAGGAAGTTTGACAGGCAGCTACGGAACTATGAAGCAACAGGTTGTTTAAAGCCATAAAGAAAATGCTATGTTGATGATAAGGAGGACATCAAGATCACAATGTGTAACCCCAAAGCCGTCCTTGATGATGTACTTCCATACAAAACCTTGAAAAATGATTTAGAACAACGTGGATCCTCACAAGTTATCCAGTGAACTTAAAGAAATTCCTGAACCATAATTGGATTCGGTATATTCTGCGCTGGCCCAGTTTGATGAGGCTCAATTTTGCATATGCCTAGAGTTAACCTCTGCCATTTCCTTACAGTAACAACTTTTGCTTCAACTACCACTATGCCACCAAACAAAAGAAATCAGAGTTGCTAGTTCATAAACAGTTGATACCTGATACACAGCTTCAACAACAATATATCGCCGTAGCTTCTTAGCTTGCTTGTTTTCTTGGGTAACTTTCTCCAAAGTATTTCGTAAGGACTCCATATTGTTATGCTTAAAATATATGATGGTACTTCTAGACAGCTGCAGGCCGTTTTGAATTCCCCAGTGGACACCTTCATCCCTTCAGGAAAAATACAGATTGCAGAACAATGTCAATAATAGTGAGATCGTATAACAAGTGCCAATCtctggattatttattttaacaacAGAACTTACACTAGAAAATGGGAAAATCATTAATTTTGACACAACTAAATTAAGTTCAAGGGAGTAATGTAAACGTTTTAGGACTGAGGTGCATTAGGTGTTGCAAGCTAAAAAGTAAAAACTGAGATTATATAGGGCAGCCCGGTGCCCTAAAACTTCCGCTATGcacagggtccggggaagggccccaccacaagggtgtagtgtacgcagccttaccttgcatttctacttccaaggcttgaacccgtgatctCCTGGCCACATggaagcaactttaccagttacttcaaggctcccccaccccaccccacccaaaaaaaaaaagtaaaaactgaAACGAGGGAAACTATATTACCACAAATGTATTAGGATTAGGTGCATTAGGTGTCACAACCTGAAAAATGAAACACAAGAGTGAAAGTATCTCCTACACCTCCCCTACTtgctaaccttctaccctaattctcGACCTCTGAACCTTCTTATCTTGGGTAATGTCCTCAGTGAGCTAAAGCTGTGCCAACTCCTGTCTGATCCCTCTCTCCAGATCTTTTTTGGCCACCTCTATCTCTCCCAACTCCTGCTacagccaacctctcacacctcctaAATGACACAACCACGCACCTCCTTTTCACCTGCCCGAATCATTTGCCTCGTTCCCCGCATTTTGTCCACGACGGAGGTCACTCCCACCTTGCCTCGTATAACTTTGTTCCTAATCATATTCCTCTTAGTATGCCCACAACTCTATCTGAGCATTCTCATCTATGCTACCTCCATCCTTCAAACGAGCGCATTCTTGAATGACTAATACTTAGCCCTGTACAACAATGTCAGTCTAATCACCACTCTGTAAAACTACCTTTAAGTCTTGGCGAAACATTCTAATTGCACAGAACCTCGGTTGCAAGCTTTCATTTCCCCCATCCCACACCAATACAATATGCAACATCATCATCAAAGAGGCATACATTTTGAATAAGTTCACTGGTGGATGAAATGCAATATTAGTCGAAGTAGAAGATTTTGTCTAGGCAAACAAGCATCAAGCTACTTTGACTCCTCTATTCATATTGCAGAGAGCTGTCTAaatatcaaagtgacaaaaagtTATAAGAGAATCTTCCCAAATTACATTATTCCCTTGAATCTAAAGGTTAACACCCTAAATTTTAGGTTACAACACAATAATATCCCCAGAATTCCTAGCAAGCAGTGTGTTGATGGATAATAGAACAAAGTAGCTATATCTACATACCAGATGCTGAGGGGGAAAAGGGAAGGATGAGTAATAAGAAAAAGACATTCAGGAAATGAAGACGGAGCAGGATTATAGGGAGCAACTGATGAGCATTTGGTGACACACACACTAGTACCTCTATTTCTATGGAGAGGGGACTTTAGgcattcaaaataaattttcattaaacGGAAAGGGATGGTCCCAAAGGCTCCTAGTTAGGCACTGCAACCTAGTTTCATTGAGTAAATGTTTATCAAACATGTATTCATAATTGCCATCACCTTGACAGTAGAAATTCTAGTATGgtatagctgaatctgatacACACAAAAATGGCTAATATAGAGACAGATGGGCGCATAAGAAGGGTTCTATCTTGGAGTATAGCTCTTATCATTTCACCCCAAACTTCTCCAATTTCATTCAATCTCATCATATGTAGCAGTGTGAAAGCTATCTATTATTCAGTGTCCTGGTTTGCAAGATCCATCATTAGTAACATGGCACTATAGAAAACCAAGggcttattattatttcttttatattagtgGCAGAACATGAGAAAACATTTACTGAGCAACAATGTCTCAATTCCAAGTAAGTTGGATCAACTGCATAGAGTCCTTCGATTCCATTCCCCTCTACTCGAGCCCAGTTCATTTCAATTAAAAGCGAAAGGACCACCTTTCGTCATCCCTGCAGCTTTTCAGATTTTGTATTGAATACATGGCATTGTTAGGACCCTTCAATTCTTTTTGAGCCTAGTTCAAGCCAAGCCCACCCCTTATTTTACGAAGGCTGGAAAGAATTTGCCAGATCTGGAGAGATATGATAGGTCTTCCATCTAGTTCACTGGTTTTATTAAAAAGGATTTAATAAAAATAGAGGTTCTCTAAAAGTCATGTTTATTCTACGGTTAATATACATTTCATTAACCAACCAAGACTCCTGTCTCCTGTCAAATACTGAACTTAATATAAGTGTCAGCAACTAACACTTAATTCCAAGTAGTTGATATTACCAATATGACAGTgtttttaaaagagaaaaggtGCAAAAAGTGACGAAGTCTATGAAGCCTGAACCGGAAAGCAAAAAGTGAAGcacataatttttgaaaaaaatagaaaataacaaaCCTACATGATTATAGTACTATAATAATCAAATTgcaatttaataaataatttctgTATCTAATAGACAATAATTCAATTTAATTAATCCAACTCCTGAAAGTTGGGATTCAAAGAACTGCTCCTTTTCTTTTGGATCATTTTGCGTGTCGTTACTTCAAGTGTAGACATCTTTGAAGAGCATGGCTCCACCCATCAAGCTATAACCCTTTGCTTCTCTTTATCTGTTACTTTCATCAGACCTGGTCCTAGCTATCAATATTCCTCCAGAAAAATTGTAGGTTCTTGAACCAAAATTTTCTCCATGTGCTTTTAGGTCAACCTCAGTCTCTTTAGCACCATCAATCACCATAGTATTGCACATATAACAAATTGATCGGTGCATTTGGAAGTCTATGTAGGATATGGCTAAACCATTTGATCTTTTCTCTTATCCTCCCTGTGTGCTACTCATGTCACCTGTTAATGCAGtcatttctaattttatttaatcGTGTAAGTCTATGTTAAATTTCAATTCTACAACAATCATCTTTTGAATATATTGGCGGGGGAGGCCAGTATTCACTCCAAAATAAGATTTTTGCACTTCACTTATTAAGTAATATTTCAATTGCATAAATTCCCTCAACACTCTTCCATTTCAACCATTTTATTTAATTCCATGTGCTAGATCTTCATCTATCATTCCATTCTCTAAGAACACTGGATGTAGATATAATAATTAAGCATTAGGCACCGCAGTCCCATCGAATCTCAGATCATCTTAAGTCATCTTATGCAGCCTAAACTTGAAGTGTAATACATTGTCTTACTTCTACTTATTATAAAACCTTACTTGCTAGAGGGTTTTTCCACAGTTTTAAAGTTTGGTTGACTTGTTCATCAATTTCGTTAACTAACTGAAAATCATATGAAAATTGTCATGTACCATAAAACCTCTCATCCTACTATAAAACATCTCATCCTATATACTATAATAATCACAACAAGAGTAACAAGTACAAGATCAAAGTAGATCTAGCAAATCCCTGGTGTAAGAGAATAAGAGAAACACAATCACAGCTTATTGTTGATTTCAACTATCAATCTCATTTGAAGATTTGAGCGATGTATAGCTCCGGGAATATGAGACGAGGCCAAgttatcaacaaaaaaatatataagattGGGGCCACTGGAAAGTTTTGTTAATAATATGACCCTACTTTCTACCTAAATAATAAAGACCTCTAAATCGGTACAAGCTACTATGTATAATATTGTGttaaaaatatcacaaataaaGTTCAACTTGGATGTTAAGCTCATCTCTAAAGCTTGTGGTTTAGTCGAAGAACATCTTTGTACAAGCATGTTTCTCTATATTCTCAACTTGGTTCACCAAAATTCCACTTGTTCATGCAAGTACTCTCATTGTGTTCTTCGTTCTCTCTTCAATGATTTTTAATTATAAGGCAATTAGAAAAAGTTATGTAGCTACTAGCAAAGTATCCATCCACAGGGACTCTCATTCACCATAACAAAGAATCAAGTGGTGAAAACGCAACAATCGATTCATTCCCTTCACTTGTCCATAAAGCCCATCTTCAGGATAATGAAATCCAGAAAACCCCAATTAACATGGTCGCAAGCTTTCCCATAATCCAGCTTACATAATATTCCAActatcttttcttctttcaagAGCCCAATAAAAATAGACATTAATTAAGAGTTACAAGATCTCTTATGATTACCATGAATCTACCAAAACTATTCTAGTAGCTGTCTATCTTAGTCATAAATTGCTTTGTAAAACCCTCAATTATCAGATTCCTCTGGAAGCTTTGAAGGGTAAGAATGAACATACAGTCCTGTGACGGTGTTTGGGTGTGTCTGTTTTGTTCACACAAGGAATTCTAGGGAACTTGATTCTAGAGCTCTCAAAAGTGTCTCGATTGAGTATTCTCCAGTAACAATACAAATGTCATCATCCTCCATAGAGGAGATCCTTCGTCAGCATGAATGTTACCTTTTGAGAATCCTAGTCTATTTCAGTATTACGCCATCATCTCTTCAGGGAGAACAATGAGGAAGGGCTGATTCTACCTCTCGATACCGCACCACAAGGAAGTGAAATACGAGAAAGAACTCAGGGAAGGACCATGTGGGATAAACCTGATTTAATAGAACAAAAGAAGTCATCATGCAGTTTGTTGAAGCTGAACCCTCTTCCTATTGGTGAGTTATCAACATTTTCTAATTAGTTAAATGTGCATCTTGCTCACAGAAAAGGAGTCAGATCTTGCACCAAACATCATTTATCTATTTTGTCCCCAATAATGACTTGTATCCTCCTACAGAGCCTTGCTTGTCTGTTTCTTCTGTTTTTATTCCTGTGATTATTCCCCAGAAGTGGAGGGAAGCATTTGCCTTGTCTATTTCTTCTGTATCTATTCCCCAGAATTGGAGGAAAGTTTTAAAGATTAAAATTCAAgttatgattaaaaaaatgaatgttTTATCAAAATATGAGAGTTGATAACTGGTCACCACCACAGACAAGAAATTGCTTAGTCGCAAATGGATCTTTACTGCAAAACATAAAGTTGGTGGCTGGATTGAAAGATCCAAACAAGGACTGGTGGAGAAGGGATTCACTCAAAGTTATGGAGTAGGTCATCAGGAGATATTTGTCCCAGTTGCTAAAATGAACACTATGAATTTTGTCTTGTTCATCTAATCTTGGTTGGTACATACAACAGTTTGATGTGAAGAATGTGTTTTTTCAACATCTTCATTATGTTTAAACTAAACCCTTGGACTACAGATGAAGCAATAACTAGGGAATGCAAATACTCACGCAACAACAACATCTCCCTTTTTGCAAAATGCTGGAATTGCACTGAACATCGTAGAAAGTCCATAAGAATACAGAATGGAATCTGGAGTTCCCATATACTTTGCTATTCTGGCCTCACAATCAAGGTGGACATCTGCATCAAATGTAGAATAATCAGTTGATTTTTGGTGAGAGTGAAGAAGGAGAGGAGTGCAATGAAACTGCAGAATGGTACGCAGATACAAATGATCAAACTATACCAATTGTGCCATAGAATCCCCGGGGACCACAAGAACCTACACCATACTTCTCTAAAGCTGTAGTGCAAGTCTCCTGCCATCCACCTTTAGGTGTCAATGCTCTGTTTtactaaagaactaaaacaacATCACTGCTAacgaaataataaagaaaacctTACAAGCAATTCTTGACTTCCTAATAATCCAAGGTAGTTTGCTGAAGCGAAGTTCACTACGTCTTTCCCATTAACTATAGTATGAGGCCCTGCAGCACTGAACAAACACAAGATATGAGAAGCAATATATCAAGCTATTCATTCCAACAAGTTTGATAACTGGAGCATCTAAATAATGAACTTGAACAACAGGTAGAAGAAAAGCTCTTCTAACAATAATTGTTGCTTCAATGGAGCTTACTAACTTTAGTTATCAGCTCATAACGTAACGAAAATGTTTATAACTTGTGCTTAGCATAGTTTAGCCATTGCACTAAGTCAACTCTTGATAAGACCTCTGAAAAGTGAAAACTACTGTTCATATTTTTTGCAATTCAGTGTAACACACTAAGGGGTCGTTCGGTAGAGTGTCTAAGATAGTACGGAAtagggtgtattagtaatgctgggaTTAGTAATACtaggattattttttatgcagtgtttggtttgatgtattgaaaataatatgtattgttatatttttaaaataatattatttgtttacaaaaataccctcgacATACTATAGCTTTGTGTATTTTCTTAGCAaagctttattattcttttttaaaaataaaaaaaaatcaacaatataacTAATAACTTACTTTGGAATTTCACGATTTAATCATTCACTTGCAAGAATTGTTTTTTGGGCTATCTTTTTGTATTTGTACATCATTTGTTTGTTGTTCCCAGTTTGTGGTGTTCTTAAGTAGGAGGGaggcacgtgtaacttttgaataAGACAATAGAATAGTTATTAACATAAAATTGTGTTCCATAGAGTGTTAAAGCTAAGAacgaaaattatttttatttgtgatatatcctatttacaaaattaaagcttgtatgcAATCATGCAATTTGTTTTTGGGTTTTGACCAATTTACTAAAACATAAGTATTTCttaagttaatggagtagtttttttatgactaaaattatttgaaGGGAAATTATcatcttgataaattgaaaagaaataactcacattgaataaattgaaaaagatttaaaGGAATTTGAGGGCATTTTTGTCTTTACTCATATTTATCCTATGCATTACAATCCATGAATTACTAATACCACCAAATAggatgtattagttatacaccctataataccatgtagggtgtataactaatacatgtattagttatacgtTGCTCCAAAATTGTACCAAACAATGTATCAAATAATACCACACTTTAATAcatggattatttttctaatacagtCTACCAAACGGCTCCTAAATGTATATGATACTATAACATGTTGGAGTTCCTTTGTTCCCTATATTTGTAGAGGCACTTAAGCGTTTTTCAGCACATATTCAGCACCATCTCAATGCTGTTTCATGGATAGAATAACCTTTACTCATCAAATTACCCTTGAATCTAGCAAGCAAGAGCATAGCACAACAGTTTTAATTGCTTTTATCCTTGCGGCcatcaaataataatcatttgACACAAGAATAAAACCCAAGAGATTACTAAAACTGGTTCTCTAAGTAATCTACTTTAAATTATGTAAATCTGGAAGAGCAGTACAGAGAACAGAAAAATATCACTAAAGAGAATGTAAAACCTTTTAGAGTTGCCTTTTCTGTCATATAGGTCTATTTGAAATTTCTAACTCTCTAAATGCATACAGttgaataaaagaaagaagaacgaGACTGAAATCATCTGAATAAAATGCAATTTCTTTATAAGGCTGAACAAAATACACCTATCAAAGtgtttagaagaagaaaagagaaacagCTTTCCCACCTTTCCAAAACTGGAGGTTCGTGTTTCATCTCATCAGTGATGGAAGGGATAAGTGGTTCTGGGGCCCATTCTTCACATAACTCATCAATTTCCTGAAAATCTTAAACGCATTCATTAGCGCACCTGAAGTTTGAAGGTcatttttctttgcattttttgtttttgctttcATTACGATAAGAGAAACTTAAAGGGATTTTCATGTGAAGCACACAAAAAAGGAAAGGATGGTTAAACAAACTTGAAAGAATTCCTTATTTTGATTGATAAATTGAAAGGACTCCTTATGCATGTCTCGAACATAGATGTTTCTGAAGCATGCATGTTCCTGTCTTGAGCCTAAATGCTAATTCATGTATAACTCCAAAACTAACACCAGCATCACTTACTGAAGCTCCTTTAGAGAGACAAACATTAGGATTAGAAGAAGTGCAAGGAAATGATATAGTTTAATACATGCAATGGCATAAGTTTATTGGTTATTAAGTATACAGAGGTAATTACACTTTACAAGTTATTCTACAACCTTTACTGATTGCTATAGGTTATAACCTCAAGATTTGACAGTAGTTACAGTGCATCACTCAGAGTAAACACCTAGCCTCAAGTTTCTTTCAGTCACAGAAGATTTATATCCAGCACATTAATACACATCAACGTTGTAGGAGGGGTAGAATAGTTCAAGCAAGAagtcctttctttttcttttgtttgataACTGTGGTGTCCGGGCCAGTTTCCTCGCACCTcaactaaatccacgggataccttCCACCTCCCACTAGCAACAGATATCAGATACCGGGTAACTTTGTCCTGGTATATTCGCATTTCccaatatatattttagaaacgAGTAATAGTTTCTAGAACAAATATCACCATCTTAGTCAAACACCAGCCCAGACTCAGTTGAAACAGATAGTAGACAACCAAGAATTGATACAAATTACAAGAGCATAGTAATCTTAAACAATGATGAAGAAATAATATCCACACGGTCATTGACATTTGAAAATGTAGATCCCTGACAAACCTTCTTCGTCAATGGTCTTTTAGGTGGTATGTAACTCTTCTGAGACAGTAGGAAAAGGATGACCACCAGGAGAAGACCTTCCACAAATAGATGTCCTACaggaaaaacaacaaaacatatCTAATGCACAACATAGAATCTACAAACAAAGAGGTGATCACTATCCAAAGAATAAAGGGACTACCTCCAATGTTGACCTCAAATATCACAGCTTTTGCGAATTGAAACTCAAAGACTGATTTCACCCAATCAGAGGTAGCTCCCACTACATTTGCAAGTATTGACACTGTTGAATCCATTATCTA contains:
- the LOC107838845 gene encoding long chain base biosynthesis protein 1 isoform X2 translates to MDSTVSILANVVGATSDWVKSVFEFQFAKAVIFEVNIGGHLFVEGLLLVVILFLLSQKSYIPPKRPLTKKEIDELCEEWAPEPLIPSITDEMKHEPPVLESAAGPHTIVNGKDVVNFASANYLGLLGSQELLETCTTALEKYGVGSCGPRGFYGTIDVHLDCEARIAKYMGTPDSILYSYGLSTMFSAIPAFCKKGDVVVADEGVHWGIQNGLQLSRSTIIYFKHNNMESLRNTLEKVTQENKQAKKLRRYIVVEAVYQNSGKIAPLGEIIKLKEKYRFRVLLDESNSIGVLGSSGRGLTEHCKVSADKIDIITAAMGHALATEGGFCTGNARVIDHQRLSSSGYVFSASLPPYLASAAIKAIDIVEEKTELLVKLRQNIAMLTKGLSDIKGLEIVNDLLSPIIFLTLKKTTGSSMGDLQVLEDIADHVSLEGRFCLYCDFKEINS
- the LOC107838845 gene encoding long chain base biosynthesis protein 1 isoform X1: MDSTVSILANVVGATSDWVKSVFEFQFAKAVIFEVNIGGHLFVEGLLLVVILFLLSQKSYIPPKRPLTKKEIDELCEEWAPEPLIPSITDEMKHEPPVLESAAGPHTIVNGKDVVNFASANYLGLLGSQELLETCTTALEKYGVGSCGPRGFYGTIDVHLDCEARIAKYMGTPDSILYSYGLSTMFSAIPAFCKKGDVVVADEGVHWGIQNGLQLSRSTIIYFKHNNMESLRNTLEKVTQENKQAKKLRRYIVVEAVYQNSGKIAPLGEIIKLKEKYRFRVLLDESNSIGVLGSSGRGLTEHCKVSADKIDIITAAMGHALATEGGFCTGNARVIDHQRLSSSGYVFSASLPPYLASAAIKAIDIVEEKTELLVKLRQNIAMLTKGLSDIKGLEIVNDLLSPIIFLTLKKTTGSSMGDLQVLEDIADHVLKEDSVFIVTSKRSTLDKCKLPVGIRLFVSAAHSESDLAKASKSLKRAAASLLPVQD